The nucleotide sequence GTGGTGTTGGAGGTCGTGCGCTTGCGGCAGGCCGAGGCCACGCGTCTGGGCTCCCAACTCGAAGCCGCGCGCCAGGTCATGTTTGTGGTGGCGGATCGCGGGTCGGGCATGGGCCCCGAGGTGAAGCGCCACCTCTTTGAACCGTTCTTCACCACCAAGCCTCCGGGCAAGGGCACGGGCATGGGTCTGGCCGCCACCTACGGCTTGGTCACCCAGAATCGCGGGTCGATCACGATCGAGAGCGAGCCGGGCCAGGGCACGACCGTGCGGGTTTTCTTCAGCGAGAGCCCGGCCCCGCCCCGGGACGGATCGCGGCACCCCGCCTCGACCCGCTCACGGGACCAGAATCCGGGTTGAACCGGGTGATGCGGCGGAGTCTGGCGCGTCGGGGCCCCGCACCGGTGGGCGCCCGGACGGTGTTTTCCTCGGTCCGGGATGATTTCCGGCGGAGATGACGACGCTTTTTGATTCCGCTCGCCCCTGAAATTGGTACGGTCTCGGGCATGAGCGACGATAACGCGCCCAAGCTCCGCCTGAAGCCCAAGCTGAACACGGATCCCGCCGTCGCTCCCCAAGCCCCGGCCGAGCCGGCCGCCGTCGCCCCGGAGGCCGCGGCCCCCGCCACTGCGGAGGCGCCGAAGCTGGTGCGTCTCAAGCCGAAGCTGACCCCCGCACCTGCGGCTGCGGCCGAAGCGGCCCAACCGGACGCGGCGGTGAGCATGCCCGAAGCGCCAGTCCCGCCGTCGGAGCCGGTGGTGGAGGCGCGGCCCAAGCCCCGTTTGTCCGCCCCGCCGATGGAAGTACCGGCCCCGGCCCCCGCTCCGGTTGAAGCGGGTCCGGTCATGCCCCCGCCGATGCCGGCGGCCCTGGCGCCCGAGGTGCCGCCCGCCGCCGTGACGGACGCGGCCAAGCCGACGGCGAAGTTCAGTTTGAAACCCAAGGCGGCTGGAGCGGCGATGCCCGCGCCGGCGGCCCCGGCGGTGGTGGCCGAACCGGCCCCGGCGGGAGCCGAGCCACCGGTGCTGGATGCACCCCCGCCGGTTCCCACGGAGACCGACCGCGGTGAGCAGGGTGAACCAGGGGAAATCACGGCGATGCGCAAGGCCTCGGCCGCCCCCTTCCCTCCGCCCGGGGGTAATTTCCCTCCGCCGCCCGGCCTGAAGCAGGCGCTGGCCGAGGCGAGCCAGGAAGTAGCGGCGAAGGGTAAATCCAAATCCAAACCCGCCACCAAAAAACAGAAACTGATGCTGCTGGGAGGCGGTTTGGCGGCCTTGTTGGTGCTGGGCGGAGGTGGGTTCGTCTACCTTTCCCTGTCCGAGGAACCGCCGCCGCCGCCGCCCGAGCGGCCGGCGCCGGCCGCCGTGGTCCCGGTGACGCCGGTGGTGACAGCCGAGGTCAAGCCCGAGGCCGAGCCTGCGGCGCCCGCGGCGGAGGCTGCGGTGGTTGAGACGGCCCCAGCCCCGGTTGTGCCCGAGGCCCCGCCGCCACCCCCGCCGCCCAGCGTGGCGTTCCGGGCGTGGGTGGAGAATCTCAAGATCAGCGGCCTGCGCGGCGGGGCCAACCCCCGCATCTTTGTTGGCGGCACGGCCTACCAGAAGGGCGACCTGGTCAACCCGCAGCTGGGCATCGTGCTCGAGGGCTACAACGACACCACGCGCACCCTGCTTTTCCGGGACAAGACGGGGGCAACGGTCGAGCGCCGCCAGTAAGGCGTCGGTGGTGTAATGCCTGGCGCCCCGGCGACTGCGCCGGGGTGCGGGGAACATTCACGGCGTGATTGCCGTGAATCCAAGGAGACCGTTCGCCGATTAGAGTCCGGCCAGGCCGTCCTTGATGCTGCGCAGCAGGACGGGATCGGTGGCGATGCCCACGATGCCGTTCACGACGAACTGCACGCCGATGCTCATGATCATGAAACCCATGATCTTCGTCATGGCATTGACGCCGACGGGACCGATGAACCGGACCAGGCTGCCGGACATCCGGAGCACGGAGTAGGTCAGCAGCGCGACCGTGATGATGCCGGCGATGATTGCGGCGTAGTCGATCCAGCTGGTGGCAAGGGAGGTGAAGCCGAGCGTCACGGCGATCGAGCCAGGGCCGCTGAGCATCGGCATGGCGAGGGGGGAAAAGGAGATGTCCACCTTGCGGCGCGCCGCTTCCTGCTGAGCAGCCTCGCTGGCGGCGTCGGCGCGGGGGGCGAGCAGCATGTTCATGCCGATGCCGGTGACGAGGATGCCGCCGGCGATACGCAGACCGGGGATCGAGATGCCGAAGAAAGTCATGATGAACGTGCCGCCGATGAGGAAGCTCACGAGGATCGCCACCATATAGACACAACCCTTCAAGGCCTGCTCGCGGCGGCGCTCGTCGCTGTCACCTT is from Lacunisphaera limnophila and encodes:
- a CDS encoding MarC family NAAT transporter, whose amino-acid sequence is MSDLLHLWGIYLGTLIGLLPIINPLSAGPTFLAITEGDSDERRREQALKGCVYMVAILVSFLIGGTFIMTFFGISIPGLRIAGGILVTGIGMNMLLAPRADAASEAAQQEAARRKVDISFSPLAMPMLSGPGSIAVTLGFTSLATSWIDYAAIIAGIITVALLTYSVLRMSGSLVRFIGPVGVNAMTKIMGFMIMSIGVQFVVNGIVGIATDPVLLRSIKDGLAGL